One Glaciihabitans arcticus DNA window includes the following coding sequences:
- a CDS encoding carboxymuconolactone decarboxylase family protein, whose amino-acid sequence MTFLPITTYDELDDAAKAASDHQVEAHGGRITNMKATLLSHVPSFTAYMEWYTLRDELAPFIGERAVSLFSYAISEENDCLVCSVFFRKVLIDSGENVDNPQVTETEQLLMDWGRLIARDPHHIPDEMYTRLEAAFSPKLRVILVAFAGQMVATNLVNMVGRVPLDEVLYEYRKPGDTRTEG is encoded by the coding sequence ATGACGTTCCTGCCGATCACGACATACGACGAACTGGATGACGCGGCGAAGGCCGCGAGTGACCATCAGGTCGAGGCTCACGGCGGCCGCATCACCAACATGAAGGCGACGCTGCTGAGCCACGTGCCGAGCTTCACCGCCTACATGGAGTGGTACACGCTGCGCGACGAGCTCGCGCCGTTCATCGGTGAGCGGGCCGTGTCGCTGTTCTCCTATGCGATCTCCGAGGAGAACGACTGTCTCGTCTGTTCGGTGTTCTTCCGCAAGGTGCTGATCGACTCGGGGGAGAACGTCGACAACCCGCAGGTCACCGAGACCGAGCAGCTGCTGATGGATTGGGGGCGCCTGATCGCGCGCGACCCGCACCACATCCCCGATGAGATGTACACCCGGCTCGAGGCGGCATTCAGCCCGAAGCTGCGGGTGATCCTCGTCGCGTTTGCGGGCCAGATGGTCGCCACGAACCTCGTCAACATGGTCGGGCGGGTTCCGCTCGACGAGGTGCTCTACGAGTACCGCAAGCCCGGCGACACCCGCACGGAGGGCTGA
- a CDS encoding Ku protein, whose product MRAIWKGAVTFGLVNVPVKVYSATEDHDIALHQVHDKDGGRIKYQRRCEICGKIVAYENIDKAYDDGEETVILTDDDLKSLPEERSREIDVVEFVPNDQLDPIMFERSYFLEPDSKSNKAYALLRRTLEDTDRTAIVQFALRQKTRLGALRVRGDVLMLQSLLWDDEVREAKFPALDEKVRISAKELEMSKSLVESFEADFAPDKFTDEYQEQLRELIEVKLKKGDAVSTEETFGEQAEEEGGGEVLDLMEALRRSVDKSRGAKSTPAKKATPAKKAPAKKTAAKKKAG is encoded by the coding sequence ATGAGAGCTATCTGGAAAGGCGCTGTCACCTTCGGCCTCGTCAACGTGCCGGTCAAGGTCTACAGCGCGACCGAGGACCACGACATCGCCCTGCACCAGGTGCACGACAAGGACGGCGGCCGCATCAAGTACCAGCGACGGTGCGAGATCTGCGGCAAGATCGTCGCCTACGAGAACATCGACAAGGCGTATGACGATGGCGAGGAGACCGTCATCCTCACCGACGATGATCTGAAGTCCCTGCCGGAGGAGCGCAGTCGCGAGATCGACGTCGTCGAGTTCGTGCCCAACGATCAGCTCGACCCGATCATGTTCGAGCGCAGCTACTTTCTCGAACCGGACTCGAAGTCGAACAAGGCGTACGCGCTGCTGCGCCGCACCCTCGAAGACACCGACCGCACGGCGATCGTACAGTTCGCGCTGCGGCAGAAGACCAGGCTGGGTGCGCTGCGGGTGCGTGGTGACGTGCTGATGCTGCAGTCTCTGCTCTGGGATGACGAGGTGCGCGAGGCCAAGTTCCCGGCGCTGGATGAGAAAGTGCGCATCTCGGCCAAGGAGCTCGAGATGTCGAAGTCTCTCGTCGAATCGTTCGAGGCCGACTTCGCTCCCGACAAGTTCACCGACGAGTACCAGGAGCAGCTGCGGGAGCTCATCGAGGTGAAGCTCAAGAAGGGCGACGCGGTCTCGACCGAGGAGACCTTCGGCGAGCAGGCCGAGGAGGAAGGTGGCGGCGAGGTGCTCGACCTGATGGAGGCGCTACGACGCAGTGTCGACAAGAGCCGCGGAGCGAAGAGCACCCCAGCCAAGAAGGCGACTCCGGCCAAGAAGGCTCCCGCGAAGAAGACGGCTGCTAAGAAGAAGGCCGGCTAG
- a CDS encoding DUF6328 family protein: MKPEPAARHETESERLDRNWNEILQELRVTQTGTQILTGFLLTLAFQPRFAELDAFQIDVYLVLVVLACITTALALAPVSLHRALFQKRAKRQIVHIGDSILKLTLAGVAGVLTGVTLLVFDVVVGRAAGVIAGSATLVFVLLAWLLVPQLARPRRGERP; encoded by the coding sequence GTGAAACCCGAACCTGCCGCGCGACACGAGACGGAGTCCGAGCGGCTCGACCGCAACTGGAACGAGATCCTGCAGGAGCTGCGCGTCACCCAGACCGGAACGCAGATCCTCACCGGATTCCTGCTGACGCTCGCCTTCCAGCCGCGGTTTGCCGAGCTCGACGCGTTCCAGATCGACGTGTACCTCGTGCTCGTGGTGCTCGCCTGCATCACGACCGCCCTCGCCCTGGCCCCGGTCAGCCTGCACCGGGCGCTGTTCCAGAAGCGCGCCAAGCGGCAGATCGTGCACATCGGTGACTCCATCCTGAAGCTGACACTCGCGGGTGTTGCCGGAGTGTTGACCGGCGTGACCCTGCTCGTCTTCGACGTGGTCGTCGGACGTGCGGCGGGCGTCATCGCGGGCAGCGCCACCCTCGTCTTCGTGCTGCTCGCCTGGCTGCTGGTGCCCCAACTGGCACGGCCGAGACGCGGCGAGCGCCCGTGA
- a CDS encoding AlkA N-terminal domain-containing protein gives MENASALFAERYRAMSSRDARFDGQFITGVHSTGIYCRPSCPAMTPHARNVSFYRTAAAAHEAGLRACKRCLPDAVPGSPDWNTHDDLASRAMRLITDGVVEREGVPGLANRLGYTTRHLTRVLVAELGAGPLALARAHRAQNARVLLTSTDLSVADVAFASGFSSIRQFNDTIQSVYELTPSALRASKRSADPSSPGSITLRLPARAPFDGAGVMRYLQGHAITGVETMVDGSFERALRLPRGVARVSLRVEGDSVICTARLDQIADVATLVSRVRRLFDLDADSLAIDAALGSDLQLAPHVALSPGIRIPGALDPEEAVFRTLVGQQISVVAARTVLGRISVQIGDEGLFPTAAQLAEHGHAVLRGPATRIRSIIGAAEALASRELSLDVGLPAPEFMSRLTALPGIGEWTAGYLAMRVLGSPDILLASDLVMLHSARDLGIPATAKGLAAHGERWAPWRSYAGLHLWRARERSTRAAGSPAAVDTIGV, from the coding sequence ATGGAGAACGCGTCGGCACTGTTCGCGGAGCGCTATCGCGCCATGTCCTCCCGAGACGCCCGCTTCGACGGCCAGTTCATCACCGGGGTGCACTCGACGGGCATCTACTGCCGCCCGAGCTGCCCGGCCATGACCCCCCACGCGCGCAATGTGTCGTTCTATCGCACCGCTGCCGCCGCGCACGAGGCCGGGCTGCGCGCCTGCAAGCGCTGCCTTCCGGATGCCGTGCCCGGCTCCCCCGACTGGAACACCCACGACGACCTCGCGAGCCGCGCCATGCGTCTCATCACCGACGGTGTCGTCGAGCGCGAGGGCGTGCCCGGTCTCGCGAACCGCCTCGGCTACACAACACGGCACCTCACCCGCGTGCTCGTGGCGGAGCTCGGCGCCGGCCCTCTCGCACTCGCCCGGGCGCACCGAGCCCAGAACGCCCGTGTGCTGCTCACCTCGACCGACCTCTCCGTCGCCGACGTCGCTTTCGCGTCGGGCTTCTCGAGCATCCGCCAGTTCAACGACACCATCCAGTCGGTGTACGAACTCACCCCGAGCGCCCTGCGCGCCTCGAAGCGGTCCGCCGACCCATCCTCCCCCGGCAGCATCACGCTACGCCTGCCCGCGCGCGCCCCGTTCGACGGCGCCGGCGTGATGCGCTACCTCCAGGGCCACGCGATCACCGGCGTCGAGACCATGGTCGACGGCTCGTTCGAGCGCGCGCTGCGCCTCCCCCGCGGCGTAGCCCGTGTCTCCCTCCGGGTCGAGGGAGACTCAGTGATCTGCACCGCCCGTCTCGATCAGATAGCGGATGTCGCGACCCTCGTCTCCCGCGTGCGCCGTCTCTTCGACCTCGACGCCGACAGCCTCGCGATCGACGCCGCGCTCGGCTCGGACCTGCAGCTCGCGCCGCACGTCGCGCTCTCGCCCGGCATCCGCATCCCCGGAGCCCTCGACCCCGAGGAGGCCGTATTCCGCACCCTCGTCGGCCAGCAGATCTCGGTGGTCGCGGCGCGCACCGTGCTCGGCCGCATCAGTGTGCAGATCGGAGACGAGGGGCTCTTTCCTACCGCGGCACAACTCGCCGAGCACGGGCATGCCGTGCTGCGCGGGCCTGCGACGCGCATCCGGAGCATCATCGGCGCAGCCGAAGCGCTCGCGAGCCGCGAGCTCAGTCTCGACGTCGGGCTGCCGGCGCCCGAGTTCATGTCGCGGCTCACCGCGCTGCCCGGCATCGGTGAATGGACCGCCGGCTACCTCGCGATGCGGGTGCTGGGCTCACCCGACATCCTGCTCGCGAGCGACCTGGTGATGCTGCACAGCGCGCGCGACCTCGGTATCCCGGCCACCGCGAAGGGGCTCGCGGCCCATGGCGAGCGCTGGGCTCCGTGGCGCAGCTACGCCGGGCTGCACCTGTGGCGCGCCCGTGAGCGCAGCACAAGGGCTGCCGGGTCTCCCGCTGCTGTGGATACCATCGGGGTGTGA
- a CDS encoding YihY/virulence factor BrkB family protein — MNNENGPVPTSRGLDRSTWEYAGKRAFHGFMRHRGLDSAAALTFFAALALFPATLTVVSSFALLNNRENAIRNILSVANEFVTEDTVETLRDPLTSLLSIGNPGLAFAIGLSLTLWSVSSYATAFGRAVNTVYEVQEGRPIWKFRGLMMLVTLLLMIGFALIVVILLGTPSAARTIGEAAGFGEPWLTVWNVGKWPALAALAFSLVAVLYYATPNVRHSRLRWVSWGAAFALLAWGVATLAFAVYVMTVGTYDKVYGWIGGGLALLVWLYITNLVLVIGAEVDGELVRVRQLAAGIPAEDTIQLPARDTTRTLMLARQRADDVREGREIREKASRPSS; from the coding sequence GTGAACAACGAGAACGGACCGGTCCCCACGAGCCGTGGCCTGGACCGGTCGACCTGGGAGTACGCGGGCAAGCGCGCCTTCCACGGCTTTATGCGGCACCGGGGACTGGACTCGGCCGCCGCGCTGACCTTCTTCGCGGCCCTGGCCCTATTCCCTGCAACCCTGACCGTCGTGTCGTCGTTCGCGCTGCTCAACAACCGGGAGAACGCGATCCGCAACATCCTGAGCGTGGCGAACGAATTCGTGACCGAGGACACGGTCGAGACCCTGCGCGATCCCCTCACCTCCCTGCTGTCGATCGGCAACCCGGGGCTCGCGTTCGCCATCGGCCTCTCACTCACCCTCTGGTCGGTGTCGAGCTATGCGACGGCATTCGGGCGCGCCGTGAACACCGTGTACGAGGTACAGGAGGGGCGGCCGATCTGGAAGTTCCGCGGCCTCATGATGCTGGTGACCCTGCTGCTGATGATCGGCTTCGCCCTCATCGTGGTGATCCTGCTCGGCACCCCGAGCGCCGCGCGCACCATCGGTGAGGCGGCGGGCTTCGGCGAACCGTGGCTCACGGTCTGGAACGTCGGCAAGTGGCCCGCACTCGCCGCACTCGCCTTCTCCCTGGTAGCCGTGCTCTACTACGCCACCCCGAACGTGCGGCACTCGCGTCTGCGCTGGGTGTCGTGGGGCGCCGCCTTCGCGCTCCTCGCCTGGGGCGTCGCGACCCTCGCCTTCGCCGTCTACGTGATGACAGTTGGCACCTACGACAAGGTCTACGGCTGGATCGGCGGGGGCCTCGCGCTGCTCGTGTGGCTCTACATCACCAACCTCGTGCTCGTGATCGGCGCCGAGGTCGACGGCGAGCTCGTGCGGGTGCGCCAGCTCGCCGCAGGCATCCCCGCGGAGGACACCATCCAGCTGCCCGCGCGGGACACCACGCGAACGCTGATGCTCGCGCGGCAGCGGGCCGACGATGTGCGCGAGGGGCGGGAGATACGGGAGAAGGCTAGCCGGCCTTCTTCTTAG
- a CDS encoding FAD-binding oxidoreductase produces MTSTLAKLSDTLGDIVSVSTADLEAARADKSGHVSDAAPLAVVHARSIDDVQRTMRYATETGTPVVTRGAGTGLAGGAIAGAGEIVLSTIGMNRILEISRDDELAVVQPGVINADLNTALEPSGLWFAPDPASRAISTIGGNIATNAGGLLCAKYGVTRESVLGVKVVLADGRLMEFGHRTVKGVTGLDLAGLMIGSEGTLGVIVEATVKVQALPQGIASTIGAWFASVEDAARAAAVITATGIRPAIMELLDPNAMASIADHLGLDVRPGQSFLLVQTDGHGASVGAENALAVIRSLGGDAEHTTDPAESARLFGMRRAFHPAMEARGTVLIEDVCVPRSALPAMFNAITAIAGKHGVDIATVAHAGDGNLHPNFVFQGVDVPAAVWAAADELFLTALRLGGTLTGEHGVGLLKKRWLGEELGSEQLELQRSIKGVFDPQGLLNRGKVF; encoded by the coding sequence GTGACATCCACCCTCGCGAAGCTCAGTGACACCCTCGGCGACATCGTCTCGGTGTCCACCGCGGATCTTGAGGCCGCCCGCGCCGACAAGTCCGGCCACGTCTCCGACGCTGCACCCCTCGCCGTGGTGCACGCCCGCAGCATCGACGACGTGCAGCGCACGATGCGCTACGCGACCGAGACGGGCACGCCCGTCGTCACGCGGGGTGCCGGCACCGGACTGGCGGGCGGAGCGATCGCCGGGGCGGGCGAGATCGTGCTGTCGACGATCGGCATGAACCGCATCCTCGAGATCTCCCGCGACGACGAGCTCGCGGTCGTCCAGCCCGGCGTCATCAACGCCGACCTCAACACGGCGCTCGAGCCGAGCGGCCTGTGGTTCGCCCCCGACCCGGCCAGCCGCGCCATCTCGACCATCGGCGGCAACATCGCGACTAACGCCGGCGGCCTGCTCTGCGCCAAGTACGGCGTCACCCGCGAGTCGGTGCTCGGAGTCAAGGTCGTGCTCGCCGACGGTCGGCTGATGGAGTTCGGTCACCGCACCGTCAAGGGCGTCACCGGTCTCGACCTCGCCGGCCTGATGATCGGCTCCGAAGGCACCCTCGGTGTGATCGTCGAGGCCACCGTCAAGGTTCAGGCGCTGCCGCAGGGCATCGCCTCGACGATCGGTGCGTGGTTTGCGTCTGTCGAGGACGCCGCACGTGCCGCCGCCGTGATCACGGCCACGGGCATCCGCCCCGCGATCATGGAACTGCTCGACCCCAACGCCATGGCCAGCATCGCCGACCATCTCGGCCTCGACGTGCGACCCGGCCAGTCATTCCTGCTCGTGCAGACTGATGGCCACGGCGCTTCGGTCGGCGCGGAGAACGCGCTCGCCGTGATCCGCTCGCTCGGGGGAGACGCCGAGCACACGACCGATCCGGCCGAGAGCGCCCGTCTGTTCGGGATGCGCCGCGCCTTCCACCCCGCCATGGAGGCGCGCGGAACCGTGCTCATCGAAGACGTCTGCGTGCCCCGCAGTGCCCTGCCCGCCATGTTCAACGCCATCACCGCTATTGCGGGCAAACACGGTGTCGACATCGCGACGGTCGCCCACGCGGGTGACGGCAACCTGCACCCCAACTTCGTGTTCCAGGGCGTGGATGTCCCGGCCGCTGTCTGGGCCGCGGCCGACGAGCTCTTCCTCACGGCCCTCCGTCTCGGTGGCACGCTGACCGGCGAACACGGCGTCGGCCTGCTCAAGAAGCGCTGGCTCGGCGAGGAACTGGGAAGCGAGCAGCTCGAGCTTCAGCGCTCGATCAAGGGCGTCTTCGACCCTCAGGGTCTGCTCAACCGGGGCAAAGTCTTCTAA